From the Cupriavidus necator N-1 genome, one window contains:
- a CDS encoding H-NS family nucleoid-associated regulatory protein, with amino-acid sequence MSESDSAKLAAVAWIREQMDRHALTFDDLVAAGCFDHVAIDAGHEPAPEAAPAVAPLVPQAAPQAAAARPLYRNALGQSWDGQGEYPDWLQRAVNAGQSIEFFRVG; translated from the coding sequence ATGTCCGAGTCTGATTCAGCCAAACTCGCTGCGGTGGCGTGGATCCGCGAGCAAATGGACCGTCATGCCCTGACGTTCGACGATCTTGTCGCCGCCGGGTGCTTTGATCATGTTGCCATCGACGCCGGGCATGAGCCGGCGCCTGAGGCCGCGCCAGCCGTGGCCCCGCTTGTCCCGCAGGCCGCCCCCCAGGCTGCCGCTGCACGCCCGCTGTACCGCAATGCGCTCGGCCAGAGCTGGGACGGGCAGGGCGAGTATCCAGACTGGCTGCAACGGGCCGTGAACGCCGGGCAGTCGATCGAATTCTTCCGAGTCGGATAA